In the genome of Pontibacter actiniarum, the window GCTTTTAGACTACCAAACCCCACCTGAATCAGATAAATCTCTCCGTACATCAGGTATATCTGGAGCGCTCTGCTGTATACCTTTATCAAGGATGTGTCTGATGGATACTTTTCAGGTACAACTACCTTGATAAAAGTCGGCTTGAGCGTTGCTAGAGGCTGAAGGTTAGTATTTTACATCTACAGAGGCTGTGAAATAAACTGTGTCAAAGGGTTAGCAGTGTTGCCTTTAACACAGTCAACATGGAAGAGAAAAACGAGCTGGATCTGGAGAAGATCAAGCGCCAGTTCCTGGAGAATTCCGGAGCGGCAAATCCACCTTCGGCAAAGACGGAGCGCTTGGCCCCCTATTAAAACACTTCCTAGAAGCCGCCCTGGATGCGGAGATGGAAGTCCATCTGGACGCTGAGCAGCGGGCCAAAGGCAACCGGCGCAACGACAAGGTCTCCAAGCAGGTGCGCACCTCCGACGGCACCATTGAGGTGGAGTCGTCCCGCGACCGCTGGGCCAGCTTCGAGCCGCAGATCATCAAGAAGCGGGAGACGGTGCTGGCCGAGAACCTGGAGCCCCGCATCCTGAGCATGTACGAGTTTGCGGGACATTTCGGCTCATCTCAAGGACATGTACGACATGGACATCTCCCACGACACCTTGGCCGCCCTGACTGAGAAGATCGTGCCCCAGGTCAAGGAGTGGCGGGCCCGGCCGCTGGATGCGCTCTACTGCATCGTCTGACTGGACGCCATGCACTACAAGGTGCGTCAGGAAGGGCGCACCGTCTCAAGAGCCGTCTACAACATCCTGGGCATTGACCGCCACGGCCACAAGGAGCTGCTGGGCGTGTACGTCTCGGAAAGCGAGGGGGCCACATTCTGGCTCAGTGTGCTCACCGACCTGCAGCAGCGGGGCGTTGCCGACATACTCATCGCCTGCATCGACAATCTGAAGGGCTTTGCCGAGGCCATTGCCAGTGTCTTCCCGCAAACCGAGGTGCAGAGCTGCATCGTGCATCAGATAAGAAACAGCATCAAGTACGTGGGCTCCAAGGACCAGAAAGAGTTCATGCGGGATCTGAAGCCCGTTTACCGGGCAGAGTCAAAGGAGCTGGCTGAGCTGAGGCTACTGGAATTAGAGGAGAAGTGGGGCAAGAAGTACCCGAAGGTCATTGAGAGCTGGCAGCGGAACTGGGACAAGCTCTCAACGTACTTTAAGTACACCGAGCCAATCCGAAAGCTGATCTATACCACCAACACCATCGAGGGCTTTCACCGCCAGGTCAGGAAGGTGACCAAAACGAAGGGAGCCTTCCCCTCGGATATGGCCCTGCTGAAGCTGATCTACCTTGCGCACCAGAACATCAGCCGAAAGTGGATCATGCCCCTTGCCAACTGGAGCCAGACGGCCCAGCAGCTCTCGATCTGGTTCGGGGACAGGATGCAGCTGGACTTGAAGTGAGACGCGCTTCAAAAGTTTGGCCCTTTTGCCGTAAGGACTTAGCCAAAACAGCAAAAGGGCCAGTAAATGGAAAGATGGAAATGACACAGTTTAAATTACACTCCCCATCTACAATAATCTTTGAGCTAGCGATAGATTACTCTACGCTTGTTTTTTTCTTAAAGGTCTTATAATCGAGAAGTTTATGAGGGTCGTTTTCTTGTTTTAAGCCACAACCGCCCTTCTGGAACTATTCCTTTGATACCCCTTGTGCTAACTACTTTCTTAAACGGCTCGCATCGCATTCTTTATACACAACCATTTCCATAGGCTTGGTTTTCAGGCTCACTTTCTTTTATTTAATTCATCTTTTGCTGAAAAGCGATAAAAGCTATTCACATTTTGCTTAAGAAGAGCAACAAGTACGGGCTCTGTTACTTTGTCCTTTTATCAAGTAAGAAAAGGCTAGGTAAGGTAGCCATAACGTCTCCGGTTACTATTGCGGCGCATTTCACAGCCAGTCAGTTATGTGCGGAGAAGCAGTCATTTATCATGAAGTATCCGAAATAACTAAAGAGAAAAGTACGTAAGCAGTAGGAAACATACCTTACTAAAACGTATAGGTCATCAAAGCCCCACTAAAGTGCTTGCCTGAGACAGGTATAAGGCTGATGTTTCTGGTGTTCGACTTCTTGTGCAGCTGTGGCACCAGAATACCCGCGGCAGCACCGAGCCCGTACCCTAGCAGGTTATCGCTCAGGAAGTGCTTTCCTGCCTTCAGGCGCAGGTAGCCTACTGTCGCCGGTATGGCGGCGGCGGCGGCCCACACGTAGGGCCTGGCCGGGGAGTCCGGATTGAAGTCGTGGAATACTTTTGCGGCGAAGAAAGTTGCACTTGCGGTGGCGGCTGTGTGGCCGGCGTAGAAGGAGTTCCTGGCGTTTGAGTCGTTCTTATCCGAAAGCTCCACATCATCGCTGTAGGCAAGGGGGCGCGTGCGCTCTACGTTCCCGTTGGTCATGGTGAAAAGGGCGCCCGTCACAGCCATCGTCTCCACGTAAAGCACGACAACCTGCCCTGCTTTGCTGCGCACGTTATCGTTGAGCATCATCACCACCGGCATGGCGAAGGAGCCATAGAATGGGAAGTCACTGATCTGCTTAGCGTTCTTGGAGTCATACCCTGCAGAGAAGCGGTCGAAGCCGTTTACGTCATCCTTGTCCAGGGCCATGATCTGCTCTTCGCTCAGGCCCTCTTTGTCCTGCATCAGCTTCAGGCCATAGGCGCTCAGACCCATGCCGGCCGCAATAATCGGGGCGTCAACCTTAAAGCTGGTACGGTAGGGCGAGTCATCCTGGGCGCAGACGCTGTGCGCTAAAAAGAACAGGGCCGAAAGTATCGTTAGTATAGGTTTCATAAAGGAGGTGTCAAATGATAGTACAAAATGTTGTACTTGAAACGGGCTCAATTTTCAAAAGGTTGTACTTGCATGCTCCGCCAGGTTTAACCCCTTGAACTAGAGGCACGTTCTCCGCGTAACCCTGTGGAGCAGAAGCAAGGGCGCCCTGCCGGACTGTTGTAGATACATGTTTCAAGTATGGCAGATTTGTCTTAGCTTTGTAGCCGCTGCCACGGGGGGCAGTTGGTTTATACTTTGTACCTAAACCCACAGAAAAAATGCCTTATTTATTTACATCTGAGTCTGTGTCTGAAGGGCACCCAGATAAAGTGGCCGACCAGATTTCGGATGCACTTTTAGATGAGTTCCTAAAGCAAGACCCGCAGTCTAAAGTAGCTTGCGAGACGTTGGTAACCACAGGCCTTGTGGTGCTGAGCGGCGAGGTGAAGACAGAAGCCTACGTAGACGTGCAAAAAGTGGCCCGCGAGGTAATCAAGCGTATTGGCTATACCAAATCAGAATATATGTTCGATGCGGATGCATGCGGAGTGATCTCTGCCATCCATGAGCAGTCGTCAGACATAAACCAGGGCGTGGAGCGTGCTAACCCCGAAGAGCAGGGAGCCGGCGACCAGGGAATGATGTTTGGCTATGCCACCAACGAAACTGACAACTACATGCCGCTGGCACTGAGCATCTCGCACCTGCTGCTGCAGGAGCTGTCCGCCATTCGTAAGGAGGGCAGGGAGATGACTTACCTGCGCCCGGACGCCAAGTCTCAGGTAACTATCCGCTACAACGATAACGATGTGCCGGAGAAGATCGACACGATCGTTATTTCCACGCAGCATGATGAGTTTGTGCCGGCCGAGGGAGACACTGCGGAGGCGAAAGACGCCGCTGAGAAAAAGATGGTAGCCAAGATCAAAGACGATGTGGACAGCATCCTGATTCCGCGCGTGCTGGAGAAACTGCCGGAGCGTACCCAGAAGCTGTTTAACTCCGATATCATCTACCATATTAACCCAACCGGTAAGTTTGTGATCGGTGGCCCGCACGGAGACACTGGCCTCACCGGCCGCAAAATCATCGTGGACACCTACGGTGGTAAAGGCGCACACGGTGGCGGTGCCTTCTCTGGCAAAGACTCCTCTAAGGTAGACCGTTCTGCAGCCTATGCGGCACGCCATATCGCCAAGAACCTGGTGGCTGCGGGTGTAGCGAACCAGGCGCTGGTACAGGTGGCCTACGCTATTGGTGTTGCCAAGCCGGTAGGCCTGTACGTAACAACCTACGGCTCTACGAAAGTAAACGATGCCAACGGGCACCTGATGAGCGACGGGGAGATTGCCGAGAAGGTAGGCAAGCTGTTCGATATGCGCCCTTACGCCATTGTGCAGCGTTACGGCCTGCAAAACCCGATCTTCTCAGAAACAGCTGCGTACGGCCACATGGGCAGAACCCCGGGCAAGAAAGTGGTGGAAGTTTCTGTGAACGGAAAGAAAGAGACGAGAGAGTTTGAGACCTTTACTTGGGAAAAACTCGATTATGTGGACAGGATCAAGGCTGAGTTCGGTCTGTAGTCCGGACCCGGCACTTATATAAAAGAGAAGGCCTGCTATGTTTAGCAGGCCTTCTCTTTTATACTTTATTTCGAACGGGGTGTTTCCGCCCCCAGTTCTTACCGGGCAAGGCCGGGTATGGCTAGTGCGCCATCTGTTTTTCCTTGAACTTTTTAAGCTGTCGGCGCATGGCCTCTACGGCGGCATCTGCGGCGGCCTCAAAAGACGGGGCTTCTTCTTTTGAGAAGAGGGTAGAGCCCGGCACGAAGAGCTTAATCTCTACAGTTTTGGTAGCGATACCGTCACTGTTGTTATGTTTAAGAAACACTTCGCCTTCCACTATGCGATCATAGAACGTTTCCAGCTTGTCTATGCGGTGCTGAACGAAGTCAGTCAATTGTCTGTCTGCCTCGAAGTGGATGGAATGCATCTGTAGCTTCATAGTCTTTGTATTTAAAAGTTAAACTTATGCTTTGGGGTGAGCTTTCTCGAAGATGGACTTCAGCTGCTCAATGGTGTTATGGGTGTAAACCTGCGTTGCCGCCAGGCTGGCGTGGCCCAACAGGTCCTTGATCGCGTTCAGGTCGGCACCCTTGTTAAGTAAGTGCGTAGCGAAGGAATGGCGCAGCACGTGTGGGCTGTTATGTTCAGAGGTGGTAATCAAGCTGATATACTTTTTAACGACGCGGTAAACAAATTTTGGGTAAAGGGGCCGTCCCTTATTTGTAACGAGCAATTTTACCGAATTGTTATCGCCCAAAAAATGACTTTTCTCAGTCTTGTAAGCGTCAAGGGCGAGAAGCAGGGAGTCGTTCAGCGGCACAATGCGCTCTTTGTTGCCCTTGCCAAGCACACGCACGGTTTTAGCCCTCTCTTCGATGTCTGAGGGCTCTATGTTGATCAGCTCTGCCAGGCGTATGCCGGTGCCGTACAGGAACTCCAGGGTCAGCCTGTCGCGCTGCCCCTCAAAGGTGTCCTCAAAAGAAAAACTGTCGAGCAGGTTGTTGAAGGGCTCCTCCTGCACAAACGCAGGGAGTTTCTTGGTGGCCTTGGGGGCCTTAATGCGCAGCATGGGGTTTACCTTTACGCGCTCCTGCGCCAGCAGGAATCGGTAATAGGAGCGGAGGCAGGCAATTTTGCGGTTGATGGAGCGCGGCTTAATGTTGTTCTGCACCAGCGTCAGAATCCAGGAGCGGATAATGGTGTGGTCGGCCTCGGCGGCATCGGTGATGTCGTAAACCTGCTGCAGGTAAGCCGCAAACTGCCCCAGATCAGTGTGATAGGAGGTTAAGGTGTGCGGGCTGTACCGCTTTTCGTACTGTAGGTACTTAAAAAATAAATCCATAAACTAGTATACCTGATTGGGTGAATCAGATATACCAATTTATGGAAAAATAAGATATCTTGTTAGAGATACTAGTAGTTTTGCTCAGCAAACATCTGTTGCTTGTATGCTGCTCTTTCCTTCTGCTTTCTCTTAGATACAGATGGCTTCTCGAAATAAGCTCTAGAACGCAGCTCTTTCAGAACACCAGTTCTCTCAAATTTCTTCTTGAATCTCTTCAGTGCACGGTCTACAGACTCGTTGTCCTTTACGTTTACAATAATCATATTTTTCCTCGCTTCTCTTTGAATTTAGGGTTGCAAATTTAAACAAGCTTACACTTAAAAATCAACTTATTGGCTAATTATTTATCAGTCAGGCTGATTTTATTTTAAAAAGCTTGGGAGAAGCGCCAAAACAGCCTCTCCCGGGCGCTTTATTTAAGCATCGCTCTGGATATAACAAGTTTCTGTATCTCGCTTGTTCCCTCGCCAATGGTGCAAAGCTTGGCGTCGCGGTAGTACTTCTCGGCCGGGTAGTCTTTGGTGAAGCCGTAGCCGCCGAAAATCTGCACCGCCTCGTTGGCCACCCTTACCGACACCTCAGAGGCAAAGAGCTTGGCCATCGCCGACTCTTTGTTCACGTTCAGGCCGCGGTTCTTCATGTCGGCTGCCTGGTAGGTAAGCAGCGAGGCCGCCTCCACCTCTGTTGCCATGTCTGCCAGCTTAAAGGCGATGCCCTGGAAGCTGGAGATGGGCTTGTTGAACTGCTGGCGCTCCTGCGAGTAGGCCAGCGCGGCATCCAGTGCGCCCTGGGCAATGCCCAGCGACAGGGCTGCGATAGAGATACGGCCGCCGTCCAGCACCTTCATGGCCTGCACAAAGCCTTCGCCCACCTCTCCCAGGATCTGGTCTTTGTGTACGCGGCAGTCCTGGAAGATGAGCTCTGTTGTTTCAGAGGCACGCATGCCCAGTTTGTCTTCCTTGCGGCCGGCGCTGAAGCCCGGTGTGCCTTTCTCAATTACAAAGGCCGTCATGCCGTGGGAGTCGCCCACCTCCCCGGTGCGCACGATCACTACGGCCACATTGCCCGACTTGCCGTGGGTGATGAAGTTCTTCGCTCCGTTGATCACATAGTAATCGCCGTCCTGCACGGCCACCGTACGCATGTTGCCTGCATCCGAGCCGGTGTTCGGCTCCGTCAGGCCCCACGCCCCGATCCACTCGGCAGTGGCAAGCTTCGGCAGGTACTTCTTCTTCTGCTCCTCGTTGCCGAACTGCAGTATATGGCCGGTGCAGAGGGAGTTGTGTGCCGCCATAGACAAGCCGATGGAGCCGTCGATCCTAGCCAGCTCCGCGATAGCCGTTACGTACTCCAGGTACCCGAAGCCTGAGCCGCCGTACTCCGTCGGTACCAGCACACCCATCAGGCCCAGCTCACCAAGCTTCTTAAAGACCTCCACCGGAAACTCCTGTGACTCGTCCCACTCCCGCATCTGGGGCTTAATGTGCTTGGCGCCGAAATCCCGGACCATATCCGCAATCATGCGCTGGTTTTCAGTTGTTTTTAATTCCATTGATAGTTTGGATTGTGTTAAGGTGTTAAGTCGCATTAATAACGGTAGGTCACTATCCGTTGTTTACAAAACTATAGAAATTAGGGTAAAGGGACAATCGGCTATATAGATTTAATCGTATGTAAAAGAGGCGGCTGCGGCGAAAGCAGCTTTATTTTGACAGGGATTATTATTTCCGTTATTTTGAGGTTTGCTTGCTGTGCTGCCCGCTGCAGCAGGGCCACAGGGACCAATGTAGAGAAGATGATACAGTTTTTGAAAAGCTTGTTTGGAGGGAGCAGTGATCCTGCTATGGGCGTGTCGCTTGGCGAGCTTGGGGTGGACATGCACTCGCATATCCTGCCGGGCATCGACGACGGCTCTGACAGCCTGGAGCGCTCGCTGGAGCTGGTGCGGGCCATGAAGGAGTTGGGCTACCGCAAACTGATCATGACGCCGCACGTGATGAGCGACTTCTACAAGAACACGCCCGAGATCATCCGGGAGAAGCTGCAGCTGCTGCGGCAGGCGGTAGCGGAGGCCGGCATCGACATGGAGCTGGACTGCGCCGCAGAGTACTACCTGGACGAAGGCTTTCTGGAGAAGCTGGAAAACAACCAGGAGCTGCTTACCTTCGGCGATAAGTACCTGCTCTTCGAAACCTCCTTCCTGAATGAGCCCCTGAACCTGCGCGAGGCGATCTTTACGATGCGCTCCAAGGGGTATCAGCCGGTGCTGGCCCACCCGGAGCGCTACACCTACTTCTACGGCAAGTACGAGGAGCTGGTGGCCCTGCGGGAGTTGGGCGTCATGTTTCAGCCCAACCTCAATTCCCTGGCCGGTTATTACTCGCCGGGAGCCAGGGAGGTGGCCGAGCGCCTGATAGAGCAGGGCTTTGTGGAGTTCCTGGGCTCTGATGCCCACGGCCTGAAACACACGCACACGCTGCAGAAAGTGCTTAGCACGAAACACCTGGTTAAGGCGCTGGCTTTGCCTTTGCGCAACAGGCAACTATAGTTTTATCTCCTCACGCTTATTTTATACTTCCTTTAAACATGGTATTTGTAACAGGCGGCAGTGGCCTGATCGGCAGTTTTCTGATCCCAGCGCTTTTACGGCAGGGGCACCCGGTAAAGGCGCTCTACCGTGGGCAAATACCCGCTGTGGCCGGCGCTGACCGAGTGCAGTGGGTCGAGGGCGATATTCTGGACCCGGCCCTGCTCCGCGAGGCCCTGGCGGGTGTGGAGTATGTGTTCCACTGTGCCGGCCTGGTGTCCTATGCGCCGCAGGATGAGGAGCTGCTGAAGCAGGTAAACACCGAAGGCACGGCCAACATAGTGGATGCCTGCCTGGAGGCTGGAAGTATAAAGCTTTGCCATGTGAGCTCTATTGCCGCAGTGGGCAGGCCCAAAGCCGTGGAGGTGCTGACCGAGAAGGCCAAGTGGGACCCGGCGGCCGACCTGTCGGCCTATGCCAGCTCCAAGTATTTTGCGGAGCTGGAAGTATGGCGCGGCGTGGCCGAAGGCTTGGACGCCGTGATGGTGAACCCTTCCATTGTGCTTGGCCCGGCCGACTGGAGCCGCAGCAGCACGCAGCTGTTTAAGTACGTGTACAACGAACGCCCTTTCTACACGGCAGGAGAAGCCAACTTTGTAGATGTGCGCGATGTGGTGGAGGCCATGATGCGCCTGACGTTCTCGGAAATCTCAGGGGAAAGGTTTATCTTAAATGCGGAACGGATGAGCTACCGCGCTTTTTTTGAGGAGGTGGCCGCCTGCTTTGGCAAAAAGGCGCCGTCCATAAAAGTGCCGCCCTTGCTGGCGGAGGCCGTCTGGCGGTTGGAGCATGCGCGTGCCTGGCTCACGGGCCGCCGCCCGTTGATCACCAAGGACACTGCGCGGGTGGCCAAGAAAACGCACTTTTTCAGCAACGACAAAATCAGGAAAACCCTGAGCTTCGAGTTCAGGCCTGTTGCGGAGTCGGTGCGCTGGGTGTGCCAGGAGCTGCAGCAGCAGGTGCAGGGTGTGTAGCTGCAAAGGCTGAATAAACTATTTGCAGCGTTAATATGTAGTAAGAAAAAGGCTGTTTAGAAGCAGCTGGTTGGACATTGGAGATGAAAGAAGACTTTGACGAACACAGCGAAGAGCTGGAACTGATACAGCGTTTCGAGCGCATGCTCGGCAACAATGAGACGGCGTTTTTTGACCTCACGGATTTTGAGTATATCATAGATCACTATACAGCAAATTTTGAGTATAAGAAAGCCCTGGCTGCCTGCGATTCCGCGTTGGTGCAGTACCCGTTCTCGACGGAGCTGCAGATAGACAAGGCGCAGCTGCTGGCCATGTCCGGTAACTTTGAGGGCGCCCTGGAGCTGATCAACAAAGTGGCGGAGGTAGAGCCGGAGAATGCTGACGTGCAGTTAACGCGCGGCATTGTCTATACACAGCGCGGCGAGTTCCGCGCGGCCATAGACTACTTCAAAAAGGCGTTGGCTTACGCCGATGACCGGGACGATATATACTTTAACATTGGCTTGGCCTACCAAACCTGGGGCAAAGTGGCCTCGGCGATTAAGTACTACAAGAAGTGCGTGGAGCTGAACCAGGAGAACGAGGCCGCCATGCAGGAAGTGCTTTACTGCATGGACCTGACCAACTCCGTGAATGAGCACCTGCCGTTTTTCCAGAAGTTCGTGGACGACGACCCTTACTCGTATGTGGCGTGGTTTAACCTGGGTAACGTGTACAATAAGATGGGCGCCTACGACAAGGCCATCGCCGCTTACGACTACGCCACCATTATCCGCCCCGACTTTATAACGGCCTACAACAACATGGCCAATGCGCAGGTGTACCTGGGCGAGTATACCAAAGCCATCGAGTCCTTCAACGCCATGATTGAGCATGGGGAGCCGAATGCGGAGGTGTACTGTAACATTGGCGAGTGCTACGAAAAGCTGCTGCAGTGGGACCTGTCGCGCCGCTATTACCAGAAGTCGGTGGACCTGGACCCGGAGATGGACGAGGCCTGGTTCGGTATCGGCGTGATTCTGGATGCCCAGGGCAAGTGGTACGAGGCGGTGCACTTCTTTAAGAAGGCTGTGGAACTCTACAACGACAGTGCCGACTACTGGGTGGCGCTGGC includes:
- a CDS encoding tyrosine-type recombinase/integrase, whose product is MDLFFKYLQYEKRYSPHTLTSYHTDLGQFAAYLQQVYDITDAAEADHTIIRSWILTLVQNNIKPRSINRKIACLRSYYRFLLAQERVKVNPMLRIKAPKATKKLPAFVQEEPFNNLLDSFSFEDTFEGQRDRLTLEFLYGTGIRLAELINIEPSDIEERAKTVRVLGKGNKERIVPLNDSLLLALDAYKTEKSHFLGDNNSVKLLVTNKGRPLYPKFVYRVVKKYISLITTSEHNSPHVLRHSFATHLLNKGADLNAIKDLLGHASLAATQVYTHNTIEQLKSIFEKAHPKA
- a CDS encoding tetratricopeptide repeat protein — encoded protein: MKEDFDEHSEELELIQRFERMLGNNETAFFDLTDFEYIIDHYTANFEYKKALAACDSALVQYPFSTELQIDKAQLLAMSGNFEGALELINKVAEVEPENADVQLTRGIVYTQRGEFRAAIDYFKKALAYADDRDDIYFNIGLAYQTWGKVASAIKYYKKCVELNQENEAAMQEVLYCMDLTNSVNEHLPFFQKFVDDDPYSYVAWFNLGNVYNKMGAYDKAIAAYDYATIIRPDFITAYNNMANAQVYLGEYTKAIESFNAMIEHGEPNAEVYCNIGECYEKLLQWDLSRRYYQKSVDLDPEMDEAWFGIGVILDAQGKWYEAVHFFKKAVELYNDSADYWVALAAAEYHVGHVVSALESYERAAEIRPDDKNIYLNWSIILFEQGNFEEATDIILNAIELQPKEAELYYRACAYMLSAGKYREAYNYLENALILDFDKHKLLFEFFPELESQRALARLIDQYRK
- the hpf gene encoding ribosome hibernation-promoting factor, HPF/YfiA family, which encodes MKLQMHSIHFEADRQLTDFVQHRIDKLETFYDRIVEGEVFLKHNNSDGIATKTVEIKLFVPGSTLFSKEEAPSFEAAADAAVEAMRRQLKKFKEKQMAH
- the rpsU gene encoding 30S ribosomal protein S21 translates to MIIVNVKDNESVDRALKRFKKKFERTGVLKELRSRAYFEKPSVSKRKQKERAAYKQQMFAEQNY
- a CDS encoding tyrosine-protein phosphatase, with translation MIQFLKSLFGGSSDPAMGVSLGELGVDMHSHILPGIDDGSDSLERSLELVRAMKELGYRKLIMTPHVMSDFYKNTPEIIREKLQLLRQAVAEAGIDMELDCAAEYYLDEGFLEKLENNQELLTFGDKYLLFETSFLNEPLNLREAIFTMRSKGYQPVLAHPERYTYFYGKYEELVALRELGVMFQPNLNSLAGYYSPGAREVAERLIEQGFVEFLGSDAHGLKHTHTLQKVLSTKHLVKALALPLRNRQL
- the metK gene encoding methionine adenosyltransferase, whose amino-acid sequence is MPYLFTSESVSEGHPDKVADQISDALLDEFLKQDPQSKVACETLVTTGLVVLSGEVKTEAYVDVQKVAREVIKRIGYTKSEYMFDADACGVISAIHEQSSDINQGVERANPEEQGAGDQGMMFGYATNETDNYMPLALSISHLLLQELSAIRKEGREMTYLRPDAKSQVTIRYNDNDVPEKIDTIVISTQHDEFVPAEGDTAEAKDAAEKKMVAKIKDDVDSILIPRVLEKLPERTQKLFNSDIIYHINPTGKFVIGGPHGDTGLTGRKIIVDTYGGKGAHGGGAFSGKDSSKVDRSAAYAARHIAKNLVAAGVANQALVQVAYAIGVAKPVGLYVTTYGSTKVNDANGHLMSDGEIAEKVGKLFDMRPYAIVQRYGLQNPIFSETAAYGHMGRTPGKKVVEVSVNGKKETREFETFTWEKLDYVDRIKAEFGL
- a CDS encoding NAD-dependent epimerase/dehydratase family protein; amino-acid sequence: MVFVTGGSGLIGSFLIPALLRQGHPVKALYRGQIPAVAGADRVQWVEGDILDPALLREALAGVEYVFHCAGLVSYAPQDEELLKQVNTEGTANIVDACLEAGSIKLCHVSSIAAVGRPKAVEVLTEKAKWDPAADLSAYASSKYFAELEVWRGVAEGLDAVMVNPSIVLGPADWSRSSTQLFKYVYNERPFYTAGEANFVDVRDVVEAMMRLTFSEISGERFILNAERMSYRAFFEEVAACFGKKAPSIKVPPLLAEAVWRLEHARAWLTGRRPLITKDTARVAKKTHFFSNDKIRKTLSFEFRPVAESVRWVCQELQQQVQGV
- a CDS encoding phosphatase PAP2 family protein, with the translated sequence MKPILTILSALFFLAHSVCAQDDSPYRTSFKVDAPIIAAGMGLSAYGLKLMQDKEGLSEEQIMALDKDDVNGFDRFSAGYDSKNAKQISDFPFYGSFAMPVVMMLNDNVRSKAGQVVVLYVETMAVTGALFTMTNGNVERTRPLAYSDDVELSDKNDSNARNSFYAGHTAATASATFFAAKVFHDFNPDSPARPYVWAAAAAIPATVGYLRLKAGKHFLSDNLLGYGLGAAAGILVPQLHKKSNTRNISLIPVSGKHFSGALMTYTF
- a CDS encoding acyl-CoA dehydrogenase: MELKTTENQRMIADMVRDFGAKHIKPQMREWDESQEFPVEVFKKLGELGLMGVLVPTEYGGSGFGYLEYVTAIAELARIDGSIGLSMAAHNSLCTGHILQFGNEEQKKKYLPKLATAEWIGAWGLTEPNTGSDAGNMRTVAVQDGDYYVINGAKNFITHGKSGNVAVVIVRTGEVGDSHGMTAFVIEKGTPGFSAGRKEDKLGMRASETTELIFQDCRVHKDQILGEVGEGFVQAMKVLDGGRISIAALSLGIAQGALDAALAYSQERQQFNKPISSFQGIAFKLADMATEVEAASLLTYQAADMKNRGLNVNKESAMAKLFASEVSVRVANEAVQIFGGYGFTKDYPAEKYYRDAKLCTIGEGTSEIQKLVISRAMLK